ATtgaggaagagaaaaaaaaatctcttacaTTATCTATTACTTTAAAGCGATTATTATACGAAAACGGCGAAAGCTTACAAGGCGATACGACGCTTTTAGGAAGAAGATGGTTTCTTTTTACTTCATTTAATACGTTAAGGGACCTCGTAAAACGTAATGACGTCATTACTGGACTTACGTCATCGCAAAAGTTATAAAGGTACGCGCTTGCGTactcaaatcgattttttaggaCAGAGTGCTAAACAGTTTTACATGCCGCACTGGAGAAGAATGGCCGTCACTTTTCCTTACAATTTTTCCCTTTAGAGCCGAAATTCATCCTTCGTTAGCATCACTCAGCCTCATCAAGTATGTTGCCCCCGACGTCGTCAACTTGGTTAATGCTGCTTCGCTCTGCAAAGTTTACGTTTCTCGACTCCTCTCGAATTATGGACCATTTTTTgtgataaatacgagtatacgaaaaTTCGACATTTcggaaagaaaaaattatcaaattgagaaaaaatattagaataCTGATGAAAATACATCGTACGTCCTAATTCTCCAAAACCATTCACAAGAGGGAAAACTTCATTATAAAATAGACTGTAGGAGTGTAGGTGCCTCTCTCTACTCATCTAATACACATCGAACAGAATATAGACTAATTTTACACAGCACGAATAACTCGATTAATATCGATCTAAAGTTCAAGTATCACTCGAACATGAAACTGAGGGGTCtcagcaaaagaaaaaaaacagtatttttttcaaaacgataaaatttcTAGGACAAATCCATCAACGAGCTCGTTTAAGACTACCGCAGCGAAAATTATCAGTCACTGTAACAACAACTACCTCAAATAAGCTtatcaaacattaaaaataaatcgcTCAACGGCCGTAAACTTGATAACATTATCAAGTATTTGGTTCGCAAGACAAATCAAAGCACAGAAACATCGCACCAGATACAAAAGACCAAATACATCGTTCGCAAATAGGGAAAACACATCGGCAATCGATATGGATCAAATTACGAATCAGCTTCGAAGAATCGAACACGTAAATGCATCGGAACGTCGATCGTCGTTTCATAGTTAGGAAAATCGGTGAAAAATACACCTCGCTGACGATGAAATGAAACGGATATGAGGTCGTAGAAAGTGAAacactcgaaatgaaaaaaaagcacactgcAATACAAACACAAACATACACAAGAAGAATACGTGAAATTTGTTCAACGTTTTAGATAACAAACGGTGTTAATCTTACGGAAATGAAACAATCAGATAAACAGAATGTAGTCATATCGAGCTTCGACGTTCGTACACCGTACCGTAGAGGTAATTAACGTGGAAATCCAACTACTTACTAATCGCATCTCACAACAGTGTAATGTACaataaatcgatgaaaaatgaaatgcatTTCGACTACGGTACGTTGAAATGGGCACGTTTAAGCAATGAAAATGGATAGCAGTATTAAAAATAACGACGATTATCGTTAATTCCAGCTTGTTAGAgagaacgtcgtcgtcgtcgttgttgcgATACCTATGTCAGACTATTCGGCCATTTGCTACACGATAATTACTAAGACGAGAAACAAAATAAGAACACTGCAGATCACATCGAATAGTAGATTCAATATTACCAGTATTATATCGCATATTACGGGTTTTAATTACAATTACCTTAATTATGGAGTAGAAGCCAACTGTCAGTATTCGTTTTAAGGCGAGGTAACGTTCTTGCCGTGTATTCACTATCAAGCACTAACACTGCACACACCATTTATACTAAACATTGCGCCGATATTATTAAAACTATACTCGACGAAATAAGTAATTCAACTATTATTACACCGcgattatttattaattaattaattaccaTTTAAATAATTCACTAGACACAACCAGGGCGCGGCTATCTTCTTTCACACTTGCAATCAAAATAatactaacaaaaaaaaatgaaaaaagaaaggaaaaaaccgaaattatttcaaagaacTGCCTCCACCATGTTATAAAACGACCGGAGCGCCAAAACACCGAGTGCGGGCAAAGTGTTCGAATAACAACACCCGGAatacggtaaattaccgtaaattacgtatttttcagCGTTTTTCTCGTGGTTTTTCTTTGTTTGGTTGGTTTTTTGAGggtttcgtgtttttttttcaaaattaaattaaaatttctgggTTAATTCGACAcaacttttaatttgaattgaatgaaataaaaataatcaattattactcactcgtttattttttaatgactgCATCGCTTCCTGCAGTTTGTTCAAAATATGaagataataattattattcaacaGCTATATTTCAATCTtaaaagttcaaacttcaaaaatcaaattttgaacactaAAAAACGTGCGGTGTATCCTGGTCAATTTAAGAAATAGCGTCTtcgttcatttcatttcatttatagTTCATTGATGTTGCAATTTTTCagctaaaattcagtttttccaacttcaagtatttcaagatttttattgCATAGATGATAACGTGTGTGTTTCCCATTGAATCCAAATAATGAATAAGTATAATAACGAATGCTATAGGAAACAATAACTCTTCAGGGTAAAATGCtcgatttctactttttttaaattctcaatctCTTCTACATTCGAGTAGACAGTCGTTCCATCACAGAATAGAATAGAGCATGAGGTTGAGACTGTTGAGAGCAACAAATCCAAATATTCTAAATTCTAAACAGAACGTAATgatcaaattcaaatcattttcatcCTCTTTTTCACTTACCTATTATGAAGGATTGAAGATAGAAAAATGCTCAATCGTCGACTcgtcgttttaaaaattcttaattgCTGACTCCGTATTTCatccgtattttttttctttctatttttttttcagaagaaagTTTACGGACATAACAGAAACAGAACATGAgaacaaaacaatgaaaattgagaCGATCAATACCAGAACAGAACAGTTGTGAATAATATCCTGAATATTAACAAAACTAAAACAGAGAACAAACCCGATTCATTTCATCCAGGAAGAATTTGATCGATAAGCCAATTCTGTAAATCAAAACTTCGAGACCCCAGCTTTCTAATTTGAGTACCTATCAATTCGACATTTCAGCCTCATTTGAAGAGTAGCTACATTAGCTACAACAGGTAAGCTGGGAGATCGCAATTTCATGCCATTTTAACAGGTTGTTTCttttaataggtactttttcatgCGGATTTTTGGCAAAGGGCATAGCGGGTTAAGTATGGTGATTTAGCCCTTGAAACAGTTATTGACCGCTCCTACCCTAAAAGGTCAACCATGATGAGAACAaactgtgatgaaaattttggaatttggaccCCTGGGGCAAGTATTTTGGGGGAGAGggctaaaatgtgtttttttatcTTTATCTTCTCAATTTTCACCCAACGCTGATAAAAATGTCGTGTTTTATTAGATGGGTTTTAGAGAGtccgaaatttgattttggggggggggtctgcccttttgaaaattttgagccgccattttgtaatgaagGGTCAAAGTAACAATGGAATTTTTCTAGTCCAAACACGTGTTATCTATCCGTAAACATactataaaaattgcaaaaattttggagtaGTGGAAGTTTGTCAAAACTAAATAAAAACCCTGGCTTTATTAACCATAAGTCGCACCTACTATACATACATGGATACAAGTTACGGATAGACCAGCTATTAAccattgattttataaaatcatttcattctgATACCAACAGAAAATATTTATGTAGGGTCCAAACCTCCCGGACCcctttcaccccccccccttaaaatggttattttgatgaaaaatgaaatcgccAATATGGGCGtcgttttcataaaaatcgaacCCTCTGAAAACGAATATGCAGTCGAATTCCCATTTGGACCCTTTttctccccccctcccctccctcaaaatggttattttgattaaaaataatgtcgccgatattggtgtcgttttcatatgaatcgaaccttctgaaaacgaattttcagTCAGATGCCCATTTGGACCCTTTTTTCtatcacatttttttcccatcattttaacaagttttcaacactttttagcTAGAATTTTTAATGCTGTAGTAATACatgttttcaagtcattttctcatgttttataaacatttttccaacaatttgttcaatttttacaaaatttcttctttttatgacaatttataggcgttttttgaaaaataattttatttttaattttgtatttctATTTGTACACTTactatttacttacttacatcatttaaaaatattttcaactttttttccctaacaatttttgtaaaatgttacTGAAATGTAATTcttttatggtgatttttgatttaggGGCATTTTAAATGCTTTTTAGACTGTTTGTACGTCATTATctcgtttttcaacactttttcgtccattttcagcaaatttcattatttttttagtgGTTTATAGTGCTTATAAGACTTACATGTGTTTAAATGAAGTTTAAACAATGTTTCAAGCAACTTACTCAGTTTTGTTAAATCGACTTGAAgtttcattactttttgatgGTGTGTagtgattttaatgatttttttcacatttcaactcgttttcaacatttttttcttgcatttttggcaaatttcttccaaatttcatttcttattataattttttcaatgtctttAAATCACTTCAACTCATTATCAACATTATTtaatgtttttggaaaatttgactgattatttcatttttattgtacctagtttttgtaattttatcgtttttttttcgtatttacaattttacatcATACCtattaaacacgtttttaacttgttttcgcacatttttatcaaattttaccaaaattgaatcatttttggtcatttttagcgattttaaatcttttttttgagtgtctttACAGGGACTTTTTGATACTCATTGAGGGAGGAGTTTTTTacctctaaaaatttttttcgttgggATTTTTAGAGTAAAAATGCCTAGAATGACTGGACTACAAGTGTTCTCAATTTGATTTCGATTTGGTAGGTTTGATAATCACCGGTTCAAAATACTCCAAGATAGGTAAACTTTTCGCTTATATAGGcctaataattatgtatttgaagCTCAATTTACATCTTCTTGCTCAGCTTTATTACGTTCGTTTGAGAAAACTGGCCATTCATCCAAATGTGTCAATAATTTCTGCAATCAAACAAAGATATCAatcattaataataaaaaattagaaatttataaGTTACATTCAAGTAGCTCCGagtctttttacttttttttttgctctttttacaCTACCTAAAAAGGAAGtgaaactggtcaaaaaatctgTGAATACAGCAAAACAAcctcttttaaaaaaacgtatgttctctaaaacaaattttgaaaaatttttccactctcTGGATTCTGAAAATTGGGATGCACTGAAAATAGGTgatattaattcaaaattttctaattttttaaacatttttttgaaccactACAACTTATTTTTCCCACTTCAAACTTACACAAATCATAACCCTAACCACTTACATTATCCTCATAGTATTCAAACCCAAATACGCACTCTAAAAACTAGACTATTAGAATCTtactcaaattggaaatttggtgggtctgaagatgataaaattgaatacaagCTCTGTCAAaaggaatataaaaaattgatcaattgggCAAATATAGAATCAAACTCTCACAAAGTTGCAATCTCAAATAATATCTGCAAAACTACATGGAAGATAATAAACTCATATCAACCATGCAAACAAACCATTGATCATATTACATTCCAAGATACCAAATATACCAACTCAGTTGATATGGCTAGGTTATTCAGCCAACATTTTGCAACTGTTGCGAATAACGTAAGGGTAAGGAGCCCCAAAACCGACCACTTTTAGTAAAACCGCCACTAATCAAAgactatttcacttcaaaacatgggaaatggcttaaaagataggttgaaccttcccctaactcatatcaaaattttggcgtaAACGAATgattcttaatattttttttgaattttttcccgcaacatctcaaaaatgatttttcaaattttggtaccctaatcccgaccacctcCAAAAAGTTGGGTATCCTAATTCTGACCACATTTGAAAGTGcagcaaccaataaaatactatttcacatgaaaatacagtaaatggcttaaaagatagattgaaccttcccccaactcatattaaaattttggggttatagaataatgctttatggctttttgggattttcttccgaggcacctcaaaaatgactgtttgaataatgaatttggtaccctaatcccgaccaccctgaagaatttacatgatcttatgggtggtcgggattaggagaCCCATACCATTTTACActtacgtgaaaattttttatacataccTTTGATGGATTAAAAAAGCGGCTATATCATCGGAATCTTCAGTCAATAACCATTACAAAACGTATTTAAAaccataaaattattcaaaactaattaaaaaattttggcgacgaaaaatgtgggaaaacaattttttgaacatggaatttcttcaacttGGATTTATTTCGCGAGGTTTGGCTCTACAGCGGCCGGGTATGTCTCAAATTAATCGTCTGTGATAGAGGAACACGTTTATACCATTTTCCAATAGGTAGCGCTAAGAACAGACGAGATATCggggttgtacatgtttaaaacaaaaatgttttatttgttttaaacatgtttaaaacacgtttaaaacaactgaaaaaaaacagaacgatgttttaaacaaaaaaatccatttaaaaccgtttaaaacagtgttttttttgttttaaacgtgttttttttcaactccgatttcctaaaaaaaacacgtttttttaaatttcttgttgaaagaaagtgaaattgaacaaacggtatttttagagacaaattttgtgttttgattccaatttttcaatatttcttgagctttatagctgttttatgacgtcacatcttaaaaattgatgtctgatgaacccaaaacaaatgaatttgtgtttaaaacacattttaaacgtgtttaaaacgcgttttaaacacatagttttaaacaagaaaaaaaactgttttaaaacaaaaaaaacgttttaaacaaaaaaaaacgttttttttgttttttttaaaaaaaacacgtttttgtacaaccctgcgAGATATAAAGGGTGGTCAGGATTAGGCACTGGTCGGAATTGGGCGTCCTTACCCTTAGTTAATTCTTCTCAAACATTGGACCCATTATCCCTTATTCTAGCTAATGATTCCTCAATATTTGTGTTACCAGCTACTGCAGCTGAAGTCTCTAATGTCATACAAggtctcaaaaattccaactctaGGGATAGTTATGGTTTAGATGTAGGTATTATCAAACAAGCTGATCGCTACATATCTCATATACTTGCTGAACTTTTTAATGACTCCATAGATCagggaaaatttccagaaagcttGAAATCAAGTATTGTAACCCCTGTacataaaaaaggagaaaaatcaaatctaaACAACTATAGGCCCATCTCTGTAACACCAGTATTCTCAAAGATTTTTGAGCGTCTGTTGTATAATCGACTGATACGATTCCTATCAGCTAACAGcattctaagtgaaacacaatttGGCTTCCGTCGTGGAAAAAACACCACCAAagcaatatttaatttattgaacaaaattctcCAAGCTGGCCAAGAGGGTGAAAATTCATTGGCAATATTCTGTGACTTATCGAAAGCTTTTGATACCATGAACCACAGAATTCTActgggaaagttggaaaaatatggaaTAAGGGGTCCAATCCACAGTTGGCTGAAATCCTtccttgaaaatagggtacaaatagtcaaaatccaaaatggtgAGACTTACACCttttctgaagagaaaataatagacaaaggagtcccccaaggttccaTACTTGGACCTTTATTGTTCATTCTCTATGTTAATGATTTGTCAACTTACATTAATGCACTTCTAACCCagtttgcagatgatacaactATGTTTTTAAAAGGTGGTAGCTGGGACACACtgcttaaaaaaacagaacatgttCTCAAAAACTTGGTCTGCTGGTTTAACGCAAATTGCATGAgcttaaacttggaaaaaacagtaACAGTGCCTTTCAATGTAACCCCCAAGGAGGCAGACCTGGTAGCAGAAACTCTCTCAACTCTACCTAATGTCTCTTGTGCTGCAAAGTTCTTAGGGGTTGATgttcaatgcaatttaaaatgggatGTATACATCACTAAATTAACCAGTCGtttgtcatctataaactttttactctttcagctacgccaaattacaaatcaaaaaactcgcagacttgcatattttggactattccactCTACAATGGCCTATGGGGTAGTTTTTTGGGGAGGTAATGCATCTTATGTCAAGCAAATACTCACACTACAAAAACGTGcgataagaacaatttataaacTACCTCTAAGACAAACATGCAGACCCACttttgttgataataaaattctcactacaatatcacaatatattctggacatatctctcatggtttatactggggttataacctttccaaaaattacccatccataCAGTACCAGATCACGAGGTAACCTCATAACTCCCCACCACCGCACAAAACTTCTCCAGAGTAGCACTGTATCATCTGCTGCAAAAGTATATAATCGGATTCCAGGGAGTGTaaaaaaccagccaactgcaaaaaaattcaaacatgtccTGAAAGAATGGCTGATAACTAGGGCTTATTATACCCTGGAAGAATATCTCAGCTCCCCGGATCAataagagttcaaattttttgaaataacctggATTAGATTTTATGTACCCATAGTTTTAAATCTTCatcttttatgttttaatcaagtttttttatcctatattttaaagctgaaatttgtattctgtGTATTTACATGCTTAACTTGATACGATGGCAGTaatgctgccgcatgtatctcaaataaagaatttgaatttgaatttgaagtgTAAAAGGAAGTTTTCATAGTTCCCTGAcaacaaaaatcataattttttactttactcAAAGTGAAAGCTGAGGGAAAAAAACGagataaaaaagtcaaatttatgCTCGAGTTACTACAGTAGCCAAAAACCACAGCTAtattacctaaaatttttaatcttaatttaaattaattttttgaaggaaaaaaagaacttaCACAagatttgatgtaattttttcgataattcttCGTAGATACAACAGGATTACCAATAAGAGTCAGCACTTTCAAAGCTGGCATTACTCTAAAAATCTAAAACattgttttcagattttaatatcGAACTTTTACCCACTCTCTAGATTCCTTTATTTTCCCGAAGAACTACTACAGTCGTCATTATACTTACTTGCAAAATATCCTCATGTTCCAGATTATTATTGGCCGCATCAAGAATACTCAACTTTTTACAATCTTTTAGAATTGTAATATCTTCAACACTTCGTAATTTATTATTCGTTATGTACAGCGAGCACAAATTTGGCAACGAGTCTGCAACATCAATATGCAAATTTAGATTTAAACAAGTGTAGctataaaatattttccatCGCATAGAACAATGCTCTATTTTTATTCAGTCCCAGTCGATAATTATATACGATGAAAAATGATACCGAGTTATTATTTCTAACCCTGACGAGCTGACGCATCTAATAGGCACCCCTtggacttttgaacaatttccattataaaatttaatagcCTATATTCtaaatgtgattgaaaattacccaaGTGTTCTAATTTAGCGATCGAATTATTCGATAGGTTAATCGTGTCCAAGTTCTGCAAGCCGGATAAGTTCTCGATTTTGGAGATTTTGTTCGAATGCAGATATAAGCATTTTAAATCTTTCAAGAAATCGaggttctcaattttttcgattcgattgtgATCCAACCACAGGCATTTTAGTCCGGTGTAGTCTTCCAAGTTCTTTATGTATTTATATCCTGAAAATGAAGTTATTGTTGATAAAATATAATGTTCTACGTGGaagttgacttgaaaaaataaaaagtaaaatatcgTTAACTACCTTTAAAATGTAAATAGAGAACGTCGTTTAGATGAGGTGTTGTGTACAGATCGTGTTTTATGCAGTGCTTACGTAGAACTTCTTTCGTTATCctgaaacaaattcaaaacacaaatcgtacagatttataaaaaataaataaataaaatgtatttGATACCTTAACTCTAATCCTTTTTTTGCTTCGGTTTCATTTTCTTCTAAATCTTCTGTAATACGAAGTGACATATTGGAATTATTATTAATTGTTGAAATGTAAGAAGACTTGCTCCTTCCAATGTAAACATACGTGATTACCATAACAACAGAATAATCAAAGTAGCAGTTGGATACTATGCAGGAGATATATTATCACTCTTACTAGTTGGTAGGATTGCAAGAATGTCTTGCAATTCATTCTTCGTcagtatgcaattttttgagctCATTTATATCAAGTACAGGTGTAATgcagctcaatttttttttcataaaaagatAACCGTATTCGAAACTGTGCAATCGAAATTGACAAGGGAATTTCTCGAGGTatctaatttttagaaaaagcaaGGTTTGATCccaaaaaactagaatttcagttggccaaattaatttttgatttgtgcgaatttttgacaatttaaaataggtaggggATCGACGCAGATTTCATTTAATCAGATTTTCTCATTCGTTCAAAACTTCCTGGCTACTGTTTGTAAGAACGAATACTCAAGTGTATTACAATCGTAATTGATTAAATTAGGAAATTATAAATTGACGAAggacataaaaattgaaaaatctttaaTTAAAGTTTCGCATACACAACACAGATATATAAACAAAATGTACATAATTCTTATGTACGTTATGACTTATGAAATATTACAATAACAAATCTTACACTTAGAATATTATCAAgtaatacaaataaataaaccATATATTATCACATTTGTTGCTTGGTATTACGCTACAAAAAGGTAACCATTAATCATACGAGTACtcacatttatattttttgctcTAATTTCAACGTACGAGTATACCTTAATATGATTAACAGTTACATAAATCTCGACTACATAAGCTACATCTAcgtacataatataaaaataggAACCAAATGGGATACGTAAATTCCCAAAATAAtattacaaataaataaaaattataaacactTAAAATGCACATAATCCATTTACGTACAATACTTTTAATTAACACTCATACCTATCTTCTTCACGCACAATTTTCTCCTTATTCTCTCAAGTCTCACGCTCCCTGTAACCATAAACACTTTTTATGACgtagaaaaaaagaggaaaaatgcaaccaaaaaaaaaatatgtttgaaaGAGGCAACGTGTTGTTTAAATAATAACTTCGAAACAAGGAAGCAAATGAACCAAAATGGTTGTGTACAAGTCTTCATACTTGTGTAGGTATAGAAATTTCGCAAATACCTTAATGTTTGCTCAAATAATTTACTCAACAGATGACGATCGTTGTTATAGATCCATACGcattagaattttaaattttaaatacacaGACACGTATAAAGTAAATCAGTTCGCACGATATACGTgacgtatttaaaaaaaaaattaatcactttcGACTACCTAGCTCTCTAGGTACGAGTACTGTACTAATGAACTTATATCCTTTTACATTCTACCGATATACTGATCGTTGGTACGGTATTTTGAGTAATTATACTACTGGGTAGGTTTTCTTTGCTTTCGCCCGATTCGGATTTCATGAAAGCGCGTTCTATTTGAAACAAAGTCTTATCTTTGGTTTCTGGAAGACACGCCATGACGTAAAAGATGGCCAAAAACGAAGCTATCGAGAACATCCACATGGTTCCATCGACTTTCAAATGTTGCAACATGGCCGGATAGAATTTCACCGTCACGAAGATGAACAGATACGCTAACGAAGACACCAAACCTCCCATCGTGCCTCGAATCGTCAACGGGAATAATTCGCCAATCATTAACCAAGGCAACTGCAGCATACCCAACATACTGGCCGATACGTTGATTAAAATGCTCACCAAAGGTATCCACACCAAAGGCCTGGCATCGATTTCCATCTCCGAATACCAATGCTCGTACATGGCCGCCACAGCCATACTAATCGACATAAATAAACTAGACGTAGTAGCCATGATCTTCCTGCTAAAATGCTGTATACAAACGGCGCCCACAATGCTGACCAGGAACCTGAGCGAGCCTACCATAATCGAGGCAATGTAGTCGTTGAAATGTGTACCAGCTCGGTCGAAAAAGTCGATCGCGTAATATAACACGATATAGATCCCAGATAACTCTTGGAAGACGAAGAAAGCCACCAGAATAAGGAATGGTTTCCAAACAGCTCCTCGTCGACAATACTGTACGAGTTCTTTGACAGACCGAGGTTTAGTATTACGAGATATCTTCACCGTCTCCAGAATATCCGCTAGCTCATTATCGGTAGCCGATTGATCTTTACGGAACCATAACAGAGCTTTGGTCGCCTCATCCAACGATCCGTTTGTTGCCAACCAAGACGGAGATTCTGGTAGGAACAAAATGGCTACGAACGATAACGCAGCCGTTATCGAGCATATGAACGCTAATGTTTTCCAGTCCAGGATGTAACCGAGACTGTACACCGCCAGTACACCCAATGATACGAATACAGGACCAAATGCTGAGAGAAAACCACGACTAGATGGGGTGCTGATTTCCGCTACGTAAACGTAACACGATGATGACATACCTATAAACGAAAATTCATCGAGTTAATGAAGAAAATAACCACAGAGGGGGGAATTGAAGTAGGAGGGTCTCGAATACCGTACCTATTGCTAAGCCGGATATGCATCTGCCTAAACATAACGTATAAAGATTTTCTGATAAGCCTATGATTGTCCATCCGAATACGAAAGGAATCGTTGTATATAGAATCGTTGTCTTTCGACCACATGCGTCCATCAACAGTCCAGATAGCAGGGCTCCGACTGGATTTGATAATACTCCCAAACTggctgtaacgaaaaaaaaaatattaatgaaatTGCCGGagataaaatgtaggtacaagtatgaaaaagatgaaaaaaatctcaagaatcACAAAAGGATCGTCCAGGTCAAATCAGACACGTTTTAGCCTTTGGGATTATTTTCTCCGATTTTGCTCCA
The sequence above is a segment of the Planococcus citri chromosome 3, ihPlaCitr1.1, whole genome shotgun sequence genome. Coding sequences within it:
- the LOC135840946 gene encoding dynein axonemal assembly factor 1-like, encoding MVITYVYIGRSKSSYISTINNNSNMSLRITEDLEENETEAKKGLELRITKEVLRKHCIKHDLYTTPHLNDVLYLHFKGYKYIKNLEDYTGLKCLWLDHNRIEKIENLDFLKDLKCLYLHSNKISKIENLSGLQNLDTINLSNNSIAKLEHLDSLPNLCSLYITNNKLRSVEDITILKDCKKLSILDAANNNLEHEDILQIFRVMPALKVLTLIGNPVVSTKNYRKNYIKSCKLLTHLDEWPVFSNERNKAEQEDVN
- the LOC135841760 gene encoding facilitated trehalose transporter Tret1-like isoform X2; its protein translation is MIFPDNLREYFLALNKNMKQIVCNTKESRWNDYRAVIATFITHLNSINVGMCQGYSAILLPQLLNPIDDTDDVLMINSEEASWIASLGVLSNPVGALLSGLLMDACGRKTTILYTTIPFVFGWTIIGLSENLYTLCLGRCISGLAIGMSSSCYVYVAEISTPSSRGFLSAFGPVFVSLGVLAVYSLGYILDWKTLAFICSITAALSFVAILFLPESPSWLATNGSLDEATKALLWFRKDQSATDNELADILETVKISRNTKPRSVKELVQYCRRGAVWKPFLILVAFFVFQELSGIYIVLYYAIDFFDRAGTHFNDYIASIMVGSLRFLVSIVGAVCIQHFSRKIMATTSSLFMSISMAVAAMYEHWYSEMEIDARPLVWIPLVSILINVSASMLGMLQLPWLMIGELFPLTIRGTMGGLVSSLAYLFIFVTVKFYPAMLQHLKVDGTMWMFSIASFLAIFYVMACLPETKDKTLFQIERAFMKSESGESKENLPSSIITQNTVPTISISVECKRI
- the LOC135841760 gene encoding facilitated trehalose transporter Tret1-like isoform X3 encodes the protein MKQIVCNTKESRWNDYRAVIATFITHLNSINVGMCQGYSAILLPQLLNPIDDTDDVLMINSEEASWIASLGVLSNPVGALLSGLLMDACGRKTTILYTTIPFVFGWTIIGLSENLYTLCLGRCISGLAIGMSSSCYVYVAEISTPSSRGFLSAFGPVFVSLGVLAVYSLGYILDWKTLAFICSITAALSFVAILFLPESPSWLATNGSLDEATKALLWFRKDQSATDNELADILETVKISRNTKPRSVKELVQYCRRGAVWKPFLILVAFFVFQELSGIYIVLYYAIDFFDRAGTHFNDYIASIMVGSLRFLVSIVGAVCIQHFSRKIMATTSSLFMSISMAVAAMYEHWYSEMEIDARPLVWIPLVSILINVSASMLGMLQLPWLMIGELFPLTIRGTMGGLVSSLAYLFIFVTVKFYPAMLQHLKVDGTMWMFSIASFLAIFYVMACLPETKDKTLFQIERAFMKSESGESKENLPSSIITQNTVPTISISVECKRI
- the LOC135841760 gene encoding facilitated trehalose transporter Tret1-like isoform X1; the protein is MIFQHYYLKYFLALNKNMKQIVCNTKESRWNDYRAVIATFITHLNSINVGMCQGYSAILLPQLLNPIDDTDDVLMINSEEASWIASLGVLSNPVGALLSGLLMDACGRKTTILYTTIPFVFGWTIIGLSENLYTLCLGRCISGLAIGMSSSCYVYVAEISTPSSRGFLSAFGPVFVSLGVLAVYSLGYILDWKTLAFICSITAALSFVAILFLPESPSWLATNGSLDEATKALLWFRKDQSATDNELADILETVKISRNTKPRSVKELVQYCRRGAVWKPFLILVAFFVFQELSGIYIVLYYAIDFFDRAGTHFNDYIASIMVGSLRFLVSIVGAVCIQHFSRKIMATTSSLFMSISMAVAAMYEHWYSEMEIDARPLVWIPLVSILINVSASMLGMLQLPWLMIGELFPLTIRGTMGGLVSSLAYLFIFVTVKFYPAMLQHLKVDGTMWMFSIASFLAIFYVMACLPETKDKTLFQIERAFMKSESGESKENLPSSIITQNTVPTISISVECKRI